Below is a genomic region from Vibrio pomeroyi.
TCCCTTGTTCAACCTTAGAGAAATCGAGGATGTCATTCAATATGGTTACAAGGTGTTGCCCAGAGTCGATGATGATCTGTGCTTGTTTACGAGTATCGGCGCTTTGAGAGTCTTCCTTAATGATTTGTGCGATACCTAACACGCCATTCATCGGGGTTCGTAATTCGTGGCTCATGGTCGCGAGGAATAGAGACTTAGCTTCACTGGCTTTTTCCGCTTTGTCTGCTGCCTCTTGATAGGAGAGGTTGTTTCTCTTGAGTTCGAAGACTCTGAAGATAAACATGGTGAATGAGAATGCTAAAGTCAGTAACGCCAGAACAATAATAAGCTTAACGATTAAGCTTTTAAGCTGGTCTTGAAGATCAGTAAACTGATGCTCAATATGTTCAATGTACTCCATGCTGTGTGCTGAAAGTACTTGAGAGAGCAGTTGGCTTTGCTGCTGGTTGAGCTCGGTAAACGTCTTATAAAGATTCGCGAGCTCGGAGTTAACACCAGAATGTTGAATTTCAGTTCCCCCAATCAACATGCTCGCAAGCAGCTCGCTTTGAATACCGATATTTGCGTTGTTTACCTCAGCATTAGTAGGGCTAACCCCTGTAAGTTGTAGAGTTAAAGATTGCAAAATAAACTGACGAGCCACACTTAACCCTATTAGGTTGTCTAGCGTATCTATATTCGCCATTGAAGCATTGTAAAAGCGCTCTAATAATTGAGCTGTTGGTAAGTGTTTAAAGAACGTAGAGTGGATGTTTTCGCTTTGATAACTTTCTCTGAGTTTTTGTAATTCTTTTTCTAAAGCAACCAAATCAGCAGACATTTGATAAGGATTAGAAACACCCGCAAGCGCTGCATTAGTGATGTGATCACGCATTTCTAACACTTCATGGCCTAACTCACGAATAGGCTCTCCATATTCGGTGACTTTTTCATGCTCTGAGTAGGTCAACATAATGAAACTGATCAAGCCGATAAACAGCGAGATAAACAGTAGAAAGGTGAGCCTGAGTTTATTCATTTTCAAACTCCACTAACATTTGAGGGCGGTTACCTGTGAGGGTTTCGAGGAATACTTTAATGTCGCTGATGGTCTGTTCTTCAAAGGTTTTTCCAAGTTGGCTCTCACCCATGATTTTAATCGCTTCTTCTAGCGTGGCGGTTTGACCATCGTGGAAATAGGGAGCTGTTATCGCGACGTTTCTTAAACTCGCCACACGGAATAGGTGTTTGTCTTGAGGCTGAGCAGTAAACATGAAGCGTCCTTGGTCTTCACTTCGTTCTGAGCCTGTTTTTGATAATCCAAAATAACCAAATCGCATGACTATACCGCCTCCAATATTGGTGCCTTGGTGGCAACGAATACAGCCTTCTTTTTGAAAGGTTTCCCAACCTCGTTTTGCTGCATCCGAAAGCGCGGAATGATCACCTCGTAAATACTGGTCAAAAAGGGAGTGAGGCGTAGTTAAACCGCGCATGAACTCGATGAGTGCTGCCTTAATCGTGGCTGTGTTAATGGGCGTTGCTTGGTCTTCAAACATGTTGATATAAGCCTCTGAACGCGAGACATAGTCAGTAATGTGTTGCCAGTTGGAATCCATCTCGTCGACGTTGTGCACTGGGCCATCAATTTGATCGGAAAGGTTATTTACTCGGCCATCCCAAAAGAATCGATAGTTAAACACAGCGTTAAATACGGTGAGTGAGTTACGCATTCCCGCTCCATTTACCCCAATCGATACCGGAATCACTTCTGCGCCATTGGTTTGCAAGCTGTGGCAACTCTCGCAGCTGACACTTCGATTGGATGACAAATTAGGGTCTTTGAATAACGCCCAGCCTATTTTGGCAAGTTCATGGTCGATATCGGTCGAATTCGGGATGGGGAAAATTTGTTGGTCTGAAAATGCCGCTTGTTTAGGGTCTTGTGTATCAGAATGAGAGGTGCCAGTTGAAGCGTGAGAATCGTCGTGATCGCTTTGATGAGAGTGACTTTCTTTGTGCTCGAATGAAGTGTGCATGTTTGACGAGGATGCGTCATAAACCAGTATGGCGATTGAAACGCAAATGACAGTTATGCTTATTCCAGCCAAATGAGAAGTTTTCATAGCGTTAGTTCCATCTAAATTTGATAGTAATGGCAACTCAGAATCCGTCTGAATTCACCTTCATTTGCCTTGTGAATGATAGGTGTATCACTATAAATCTAGTTTCATAAATTAGATGTTGCAAGATGAGGTGTCGGCATACCCACAGGCTGGTGGTCTTTGTGTTTAATAGTTTTGGATGAATAGACAGACGTTTAGGTTTGATAGGGAGTAGATTACGTATTGAAGAATTTAGTTGGAATAGATAGGTAGAAGATACAGAAAAGCCGTGGTCACTGCATTTAGTCACCACGGCTTCGGTATTACATGTCTAGTTTAGAGGGGCTTATTTAGCTTGCGCTGCTGCCGCTTCTAGTTGCTTAAGTTTACCTTGAAGCATGTAAGCATTCTGGTTGAAGTTACCAGGGTTCAACACTTGGCTTTGCTGCATAGGGTAGTCAGGTAGCGTGTTCATGAACTCTTGTACTTTGCCACCTACAGGTACGAATAGCCACATGTTGTCTGCCATCCAACGTAGGTACATGCCAGATTCGTGTGGTGCTTTTTCGAATGGGTCAGCACGTAGGTGAACTACTTGAGGCCAGTTTGGTTGGAAACGCACAGCATCAACGATGTTACCATCCATAACAGCGAATGAAATCTTGAAGTCATTCCAACGTACAGCATTTAGTTCAGCGTTAGCAGAGAAGTAAAGCATGCTGTCACGAGGGCCTTTCTCTTCTTTACCTTCGAAGAAAGGTAGGAAGTTGTAACCATCTAGGTGTACACGCCAGTTTTTACCGTTGTAAGTTGCACCTTTGTCAGACGCTAGTTTCTCAACTACTTTGTCATCACCAGCCGCTGCTAGTAGAGTCGGAATCCAGTCTTGGTGACTCATGATGTCGTTGATCTTAGTTCCCGGTTTGATAGTGCCAGGCCAGCGAACTAGCTGAGGAACACGCATACCACCTTCGTAAGTTGTACCTTTCTCACCGTGGAAGTAAGTCGCACCGCCGTCAGGCCAAGATACTGTCTCTGCACCGTTATCGGTAGAGTAAATTACGATAGTGTTGTCAGCGATCTTAAGCTCATCAAGCTTGTCTAGAAGGATACCAACTTGGTCATCGTGCTCTAGCATGCCGTCAGCGTAGATGCTGATACCAGATTTACCTTGGTATTTTTCTTGTAGACGAGTCCATACGTGCATACGTGTTGTGTTGTGCCAGATGAAGAATGGTTTGTCAGCTTTCACTGCTTTTTCCATGAAGGCTAGAGATTCTTCTAGGAACTCTTCATCAGCGTGCTCCATACGCTTACGCGTCATAGGACCTGTATCTTCAATCTTACCGTCAGCCGTTGACTTGATTACACCACGAGGGCCGAAGTTCTTACGGAACTCAGGGTCTTTAGGGTAGTAGTATGTCTCAGGCTCTTCTTCTGCATTCAGGTGGTATAGGTTACCGAAGAACTGGTCAAAACCGTGGTTCGTTGGAAGGTGTTTATCTTGGTCACCCATGTGGTTCTTACCGAACTGAGCAGTCATGTAGCCCTGTTCTTTAAGAAGGTCAGCGATAGTTGGAGCCCAATCTGGGATACCGTGATCAGAGCCTGGCATACCGATAGTTAATAGACCTGTACGGAAAGGTTCTTGACCCGTTAGGAATGCAGCACGACCAGCAGTACACGATTGCTGACCGTAGTGGTCAGTAAATAGTGCGCCTTCGTTAGCAATACGGTCGATGTTAGGTGTTTCATAACCCATCATACCGTTGTTGTATGCACTGATGTTGAATACACCAATGTCATCACCCCAGATAGCAAGAATGTTTGGTTTTTCTGCTGCTGTTGCCGCTGAAGAAGCTGCTAATAAGCCAACACCTAATGCTAGTTTATTAATTTTAGTACCCATAAGGACTCCGATTCACTTTAAAGATTAATGCGTTAGAGCAACACATCGTTGGGCAAACATTAATCTCTAAAATCGGTCGTGTCTTTTTATAGTGGTTATAACTAATTGTTATGGGGTTATTATAACCTTTTGATTTTTAGGGTTTTGGTCTGTTTTGCTTGATTTACCCTCTAACGTCATGTGTGATCCTTATCATGTTTATATACGTAATTTCTATCGTCCAGTTGTGCGCGTCGCTGTGAAGAAAAATGACAAATAGATTAATAGTTTAGCGAATCTCGCGATCGTTCAAAAAATGGACTATACGTTGTAGGGCAGGATGCAAATAACTAACGAAGAGGTTTCTATGACAGCGAAATATGGCGTCAAACGTCGATTAGCGATTTTGGGTACTGCGATGATGGCGGCTTCCACCACCACATTCGCGGCAGAAAAACCGAATATTCTCGTCATTTGGGGTGACGACATTGGTCAATCTAATGTCAGTGCGTACACCTTTGGCTTAATGGGGTATCAAACTCCGAACATTGATAGCATCGCCAAAGAAGGCATGATGTTTACCGATTACTACGCAGAGCAATCTTGTACCGCAGGTCGCTCTACGTTCATTACAGGTCAAAGTGTACTGAGAACAGGCTTAAGTAAAGTAGGCTTGCCTGGTGCAGATATTGGCCTTCAAGCAGAAGATGCAACCATAGCTGAACTGCTTAAACCTATGGGTTACATGACAGGTCAATTTGGTAAAAACCACCTTGGCGATAAAGATGAGTTTCTTCCAACAGCGCACGGGTTTGACGAATTTTTTGGCAATCTTTATCACCTAAATGCTGAAGAAGAGCCTGAAAATGAAGATTACCCAACTGACCCAGAGTTTCGTAAGAAATTCGGCCCGCGTGGTGTTATCAAATCATTTGCTGACGGCAAGATTGAAGATACGGGCCCATTAACACGTAAGCGTATGGAAACCGTTGATGAAGAAACGCTCGATGCCGCGCTTGATTTTATGGATCGCGCAGTGAAAGCCGACAAGCCCTTCTTCGTTTGGTGGAATGCTACACGTATGCACTTTAGAACGCACGTGAAAGCGGACAGTAAAGGTGTGACAGGCGTTGGTAACTACGCTGATGGTATGGTGGAACACGATCGCCACGTTGGACAGCTACTGAAACAAGTCGACGAGTTGGGTATCAAAGATAACACGATTGTTTTCTACTCAACGGATAATGGTCCACACATGAACTCTTGGCCTGATGCGGGTACAACACCGTTCCGTGGTGAGAAAAACACCAACTGGGAAGGCGCATACCGTGTACCAGCAATGGTTCGTTGGCCAGGTAAGATTGAACCGGGCAGCGTTTCTAACGAAATTATGCACCACATGGATTGGATGCCAACCTTCGTTGCAGCCGCTGGTGATGATCAGATCAAAGAGAAACTGCTGAAAGGTCATACTGCAGGTGATAAAACGTTTAAGGTTCACCTAGATGGTTATAACTTCCTTCCTTACCTAACAGGCGAAGAAGAGAAAGGTCGTCGTCATGAGGTCTTCTACTTTACCGATGATGGTGATTTAGCAGCGCTTCGTTACAACCAATGGAAAGCGGTGTTCATGGAGCAGCGTGCAACGGGAACCATGCAGATTTGGTCAGAACCGTTCGTGACGTTACGTCTTCCTAAGCTGTTTAACCTGCGTATGGACCCATACGAAAACGCAGATATTACGTCGAACACCTATTATGACTGGTTGCTAGACCATGCTTATATGTTTGTTCCTGCTCAAGCGTATGTTGGCAAATTCTTAGAAACATTTGCTGAATACCCACCACGCCAAAAAGCAGCAAGCTTTAGCTTGGATCAGGTTATGGAAAAACTCCAAGAGAACCATAACAAGTAAGCTTTGGTTTGTTGCAACTGATAGCTTGATGAAACTGAAAACACAAAGAGCTCCTAGGAGCTCTTTTTTTATGCGCATATCGATGAGTAAATACCAGTCGTGAATATGAGTCACAACAATCAAGCTCACTGCCACTAAATAATTGTAAATTCATCGTTTTTACGTCTACCTTATTAAGCATAAGGATGTATAAAAACAAGGAATGTTATGTCTGCATGGTTGTGCTTGCTAGTGAACGGATTGAAACACCTGCGAGTTGCAGTATTATCCGCAATGTTGTCTTTACCTATGTTGTCGCTGCTCAGTTTCAATACGCATGCCAATGAACAGGCTTTATCCGTTGGATCAGAAGCTTCGCATACCAACTCTAAAGCAACGTATATTGGATCTGAAGCTTGTATCGACTGTCACACAGCAGAAGTGGAAGCGTGGCAAGGTTCTCATCATGATATGGCGATGAAGCACGCCGACGGTGAATCTGTGTTGGGCAACTTCGACGATCAAACCGTGACTCATAAAGGAAAGCCCAACCGTTTTTTTCGCAAAGGTGATGAGTTTTGGGTCAATATCGAAGGACCAGACGGTCAATTCAAAGATTACAAAATCAGCTATACCTTTGCCTTTGAACCTCTACAACAGTACATGGTTGAGTTTGAAGACGGGCGCGTACAGTTGATTCCTTTCGCTTGGGATTCTCGCAGTGAGGGCGAAGGCGGACAACGCTGGTTTCACCTCTATCCGGATACCACCAACACCGATGAGTTTTACTGGACCAATAGTGGTCAGAACTGGAACTTCATGTGTGCAGACTGCCATTCAACGAACCTAGAAAAGAACTACGACAGCGCAAGTAATACCTACAACACCACTTGGTCTGAGATTAATGTCGGTTGTGAAGCGTGTCATGGCCCTGCGAGTGAGCACGTTGAGCAAGCTCAGCTAGTCGAAGCTAAAGGTGGAAAAGATGCTCATGTCTCGGCGCATTACGGTTTTGACCGTGACTTGTCGAAGTCGGTGAAAGAGTGGATCTATCAAGAGGGTAATTCAACCCTGCAACCAAAAGACATCATTCATACCAACCAAGTTCAAACCTGTGCTCAGTGCCACAGCCGACGCACTCAGTTGAATGAAACGGGTGATCACGTTAATGGGTCATTCTTTGATAAATATCGTCTGAGTTTGATTACACCTGAGCTTTACCACAACGATGGCCAAATCTACGATGAAGATTACGTTTACGGCTCTTTCTTGCAATCAGTGATGGCAGAGAAAGGCGTCACTTGTACTAACTGTCACGATCCCCATACTGCAGAACTGAAAATTGCTGAAGAAGCTGTGTGTAGTCAATGTCACATTGCCTCTGAATACACGCCTGAAAAGCACACGTTCCATGAAGCCAATACCGAGGCTTCACAATGTACCACTTGTCACATGCCTGAAACGACGTACATGGAAGTCGATCCAAGGCGTGACCACAGCTGGCATATCCCACGTCCAGATATTAGCCAACATATTCAAACACCCAACGTGTGTACTAGCTGTCATGAAGACCAAACTGATCAATGGGCCGATCAACAAATCGGTAAATGGTTCCCAGATTCTAAGTATCGTACCCAACAACACTTTGCCGTTGCTTTTTATGCGGATTTAATAGGGCACAGAGGCGCAGAAGATGCATTGGCGTATTCGGCTCAAGACTCAAGTTTAAGCAATATCATTCGTGCTTCGAGCATAGAACGCTTGGGTGGCAACACGGGCAAGAACACGCTTATCTCATTGGCGAGAGCGGTGAAACACGATGATGAAATGATCCGCTTGGGTGTTGTGCAAGGCTCGTCGGGCTTCCCATTCACTGATCGCTGGCAGATATTAGAGCCACTATTGAAGGACCCTGTATTGTCGATTCGTTCAGAAACCGCAGGCGCGCTAGTACGTTACTGGGGAGAAATGAATCCGCTGCAGAAAGACCAAATCAAGCCGGCATTGGAAGAGTACATTGAGATACAACAATTCAATGCTGACAGAGGATTTGGTCGCACGAACTTAGGTAACGTTTATCGAGATTTAGGTCAGCACGACAAAGCGATTAAGTTTTATCAAGGCGCTATTGAAATTGAGCCTTACTTCGAAAACAGCTACGCCAACTTGGCTGATTTATATCGTGCACTTGGCGACGAGCCAAAGGCATTAGCGACATTGAAACAAGGTATTCAAGCGCAACCAAAATCGAGTGTGTTGCCATACAGCGCAGGGTTATCAATGCTGCGAGTGAAAGATTACAAACAGGCAACCAACTATCTAAAACAAGCGGCAGAAACCGCACAAACCGACCCTCAATATTGGTATGTGTACGGCTTGGCTTTAGAGAAGTCGGATGTACTTGCGGCAAGTAAGTCATTGCACAAGGCTTACCAATTCAGCCGTAATCCACAACACCTGTATGCACAGTGTGAAGTGTTGGCACGAAACAGCCATATACCGGGCGTACCAAAGGCGTTTGAGCAATGTATTTCATCATTGAGCAAAGTGGCACCGCCGGAAGCCATTAACCAATTGAAAGCTAGGTTTAAATAAAGCGATGAGGTGAGCTTGGCTATCGAGCTTGCTGCTTATTCCGCTTGTAACCAATTATCGCGTTTATAACTAATAGTTATGGGGCTTGTGAGTAGGATGTACGCAGCCAGATTGAATTAAGGGAAGACCTATGAACCATGCGCAACAAGCAATAAACCAACTGATTGAACAGACAGAGAAAAGTGTTATCGGTCAGAGTCACGTCGTTCGGGCT
It encodes:
- a CDS encoding arylsulfatase, which gives rise to MGTKINKLALGVGLLAASSAATAAEKPNILAIWGDDIGVFNISAYNNGMMGYETPNIDRIANEGALFTDHYGQQSCTAGRAAFLTGQEPFRTGLLTIGMPGSDHGIPDWAPTIADLLKEQGYMTAQFGKNHMGDQDKHLPTNHGFDQFFGNLYHLNAEEEPETYYYPKDPEFRKNFGPRGVIKSTADGKIEDTGPMTRKRMEHADEEFLEESLAFMEKAVKADKPFFIWHNTTRMHVWTRLQEKYQGKSGISIYADGMLEHDDQVGILLDKLDELKIADNTIVIYSTDNGAETVSWPDGGATYFHGEKGTTYEGGMRVPQLVRWPGTIKPGTKINDIMSHQDWIPTLLAAAGDDKVVEKLASDKGATYNGKNWRVHLDGYNFLPFFEGKEEKGPRDSMLYFSANAELNAVRWNDFKISFAVMDGNIVDAVRFQPNWPQVVHLRADPFEKAPHESGMYLRWMADNMWLFVPVGGKVQEFMNTLPDYPMQQSQVLNPGNFNQNAYMLQGKLKQLEAAAAQAK
- a CDS encoding tetratricopeptide repeat protein, producing MSAWLCLLVNGLKHLRVAVLSAMLSLPMLSLLSFNTHANEQALSVGSEASHTNSKATYIGSEACIDCHTAEVEAWQGSHHDMAMKHADGESVLGNFDDQTVTHKGKPNRFFRKGDEFWVNIEGPDGQFKDYKISYTFAFEPLQQYMVEFEDGRVQLIPFAWDSRSEGEGGQRWFHLYPDTTNTDEFYWTNSGQNWNFMCADCHSTNLEKNYDSASNTYNTTWSEINVGCEACHGPASEHVEQAQLVEAKGGKDAHVSAHYGFDRDLSKSVKEWIYQEGNSTLQPKDIIHTNQVQTCAQCHSRRTQLNETGDHVNGSFFDKYRLSLITPELYHNDGQIYDEDYVYGSFLQSVMAEKGVTCTNCHDPHTAELKIAEEAVCSQCHIASEYTPEKHTFHEANTEASQCTTCHMPETTYMEVDPRRDHSWHIPRPDISQHIQTPNVCTSCHEDQTDQWADQQIGKWFPDSKYRTQQHFAVAFYADLIGHRGAEDALAYSAQDSSLSNIIRASSIERLGGNTGKNTLISLARAVKHDDEMIRLGVVQGSSGFPFTDRWQILEPLLKDPVLSIRSETAGALVRYWGEMNPLQKDQIKPALEEYIEIQQFNADRGFGRTNLGNVYRDLGQHDKAIKFYQGAIEIEPYFENSYANLADLYRALGDEPKALATLKQGIQAQPKSSVLPYSAGLSMLRVKDYKQATNYLKQAAETAQTDPQYWYVYGLALEKSDVLAASKSLHKAYQFSRNPQHLYAQCEVLARNSHIPGVPKAFEQCISSLSKVAPPEAINQLKARFK
- a CDS encoding cytochrome B6, which produces MKTSHLAGISITVICVSIAILVYDASSSNMHTSFEHKESHSHQSDHDDSHASTGTSHSDTQDPKQAAFSDQQIFPIPNSTDIDHELAKIGWALFKDPNLSSNRSVSCESCHSLQTNGAEVIPVSIGVNGAGMRNSLTVFNAVFNYRFFWDGRVNNLSDQIDGPVHNVDEMDSNWQHITDYVSRSEAYINMFEDQATPINTATIKAALIEFMRGLTTPHSLFDQYLRGDHSALSDAAKRGWETFQKEGCIRCHQGTNIGGGIVMRFGYFGLSKTGSERSEDQGRFMFTAQPQDKHLFRVASLRNVAITAPYFHDGQTATLEEAIKIMGESQLGKTFEEQTISDIKVFLETLTGNRPQMLVEFENE
- a CDS encoding arylsulfatase, whose amino-acid sequence is MTAKYGVKRRLAILGTAMMAASTTTFAAEKPNILVIWGDDIGQSNVSAYTFGLMGYQTPNIDSIAKEGMMFTDYYAEQSCTAGRSTFITGQSVLRTGLSKVGLPGADIGLQAEDATIAELLKPMGYMTGQFGKNHLGDKDEFLPTAHGFDEFFGNLYHLNAEEEPENEDYPTDPEFRKKFGPRGVIKSFADGKIEDTGPLTRKRMETVDEETLDAALDFMDRAVKADKPFFVWWNATRMHFRTHVKADSKGVTGVGNYADGMVEHDRHVGQLLKQVDELGIKDNTIVFYSTDNGPHMNSWPDAGTTPFRGEKNTNWEGAYRVPAMVRWPGKIEPGSVSNEIMHHMDWMPTFVAAAGDDQIKEKLLKGHTAGDKTFKVHLDGYNFLPYLTGEEEKGRRHEVFYFTDDGDLAALRYNQWKAVFMEQRATGTMQIWSEPFVTLRLPKLFNLRMDPYENADITSNTYYDWLLDHAYMFVPAQAYVGKFLETFAEYPPRQKAASFSLDQVMEKLQENHNK